GCGCGCCCACGAGGCCGCCGCTTATGATGCGTGGTTCCGCGCCCAGGTGCAGGCGAGCATCGACGATCCCCGGCCGAGCATTCCGCACGAGGAAGTCATGGCCGAGTTTGCAGAACGCCGGGCGGCGCTTCGTAAGAAGATCGACGCCGCCAGATGACGCGGATCATTTGGCGCCCTGCAGCCCGTGAGGACCGGGCCGCGATCATGGACTACATCGCCGAGGACAACCCGGTTGCCGCGTTGGACCTGGACGAACTGATCGAGGAAAAGACCAATGCCCTGGCCGACCATCCCAGGCTCTACAAGCCGGGTCGGATGAAGGGCACGCGGGAAATGGTCGTCCATCCCAACTACGTCGTCGTGTACCAGGAGAACAGCAAGGCCAAGACCGTGACCATCGTGCGCGTGCTCCATGCGGCGCAGCAGTGGCCGCCGGCCAAGTCCTGATTTGCAGTTTTACGATTAAGCGGAAATTCACATATATTGCGGAGAGGCAGCCCATGCTGCCCGCCCGCATCGCCTCGACGGCGCCTGCGGTCGCCTGGATCTCCAGACCCCGCTGCCCGCCAAAGGAGCCGCCCCCCTTCTGGGTCTGCACCAGCCATTTCAGGCCCCTGGCACGGGCATCGTCGACGGACCCGTAGGCGATCGCCCGCCCCGCACCGCGGCGAGCGCCGCCACCAGGGCCAGCACATAGCGCCCGCCGCCATGGACGAAGGACTTCCACGCCAGCAGCGGGGAGGCCGTCCCCGGGGCGAGCGCATCGAGCACCGTCCGCCACAGCTCGCCCGCGAGCACGCAGGGCACGTCGGCCAGCACCAGTATCGCCAGCAGGGGCGCGAGCAGGAGCAGCCGCAAGGGGTACTCGGAGTAGCGCTGCGCAGGCCAGGCGAACGCGGCGGTGAGCATCACCAGCGGCCCTTGCAGCGCATGCGCGGTCAGGGTCGACACGTTCCCCACCCCGCGCGGGTCCATTTCCAGGACCCGTCCGTCGAGCAGGAAGAACGGTTTCCACGCCACCGTGGCACGCACCACGCGGTCGGCGCCTTCGTGATCCAGGGCGAGCGTGAGCAGGTCGAAGTCGTCCATCAACCAGGAAAACACCGCGCGATACGCCGGCAGCCAGGCTTCGACCAGCGCCTGCCCGTAGTGCACCGCCAGCACGGCGAGCCCCCCGCCCGCCAGCGCCAGGCGCAGCGCAACCCGTGCCGGGTTCATCTACACTGCGCCGCGGGCGCGGCGGCGGGCGCGCGCTCCAGCCACACGAAGAAGAAGGCCGCCACCGCAGCGACGAGCAGCAGCGGCGCGATCAGCCCGTGCAGCATCTCGAACAGGCCGGGGTCGCTGCGAAAGGAATAGAAGAGGGCGATGATGCGGACCTGGTTCAAGGCGAACACCATCGCGGCGCCGACCGCCAGCCCCGCCAGTCGCCGGCGCCACGACAGCGGCGCCACCAGCATGGCGCTGGCCATCAGGAACATCACGTCCGCCCCCTCGCAGCCGTTGAGCACGTTGATGCCACCGCCCGGCGCCCGCAGCCGCGATCCCGCAGCCTCGACCCCGAGCGCGGGATCGGCGGCATCGATCAGCCACGCCGCGGTCCCCACCGTCGCCCGGTCGATGACCAGGCGCTCGACCCAGCCGCCGCGCCCGGCATCGTAGGCGCCCAGCATCACGGCAAACAGCAGCACGAACAGCACCACCCGCACGAGCAGGCCGCGCCGGGAACCGGAGGGCGGTTCGGCGTCCGGTCCGGATTCGCCGGGCCAGTAGGGCACACCGGAGGACGAGCGCGGCAGGGTCATGGATGCCTTCCAAAGCCGATAGAGGAAGACACAAGCCTACGCCACGATCATGAAAACGGGATGTCGATGAACTGACGAGCAGAGCAGGGGGCGTGGATCGGCGGGCAGATGTGAAGGGCGCCCGCGCACCCGGCGGCGCCCCGCCGCGCCCGCGCTGCAGCGTCAAACGGGCTGTCCCCTTCTGGAGTATTTCCTGTTTGTCGGAATATTTTACACGGCTCTTCTTTTTGTATTTTTCATTACACTTTCCAATTTCTTAGGTTATTGTTTTTAATATATTTTTTTGATATGGACCAGTTTTTGCATGAAAGGCGGAAGATTTTCGGAATAGACCGGCCGCATGCCGGTCACCCGTATTCTTGCCACACCTTCCCGATTGGAGACGTACTATGACCATGCCCAAGTTCCTTCCCTTGCTCGCGGCTCTGGCGACATCAACCGCTGCAAATGCAGTGGTGCTCGTTCAGACCAATGATCCCGGGTTTTATAACAACAGCATTGGCACTGCCCTGAATGGTACCAACGGAGGAGAGGCAGGGCCTTTCCCCGTATCGAATGATGCCAACCTCACCTTTTCAAATGCTCCTGATCTGAGCGCTGCCAGCGCTGCACTTGGAAACTGGCTTACCGACCCACTCGACCTCAATGCCAACTGGAGCTACCGGACTTCGATTCCAAACAGCTGGACGCCGGGTAGCGAAGTCGCCGTGATATACCAATTCGATACCTTGGGTGCAACGAATGTCGTTGCGAGCTTCGGTGTGGATAACGGAATCTTCGTCTGGCTCAACGGAGTCTATTTGTTTGGTGCTCGCGGCCCTGGCAGCTATGTACCGGGTGAGTACGTCATCAATATCGGGGACCTGTCGGCTGGAACTCATTTCCTCCAATTGCTGCTGGAGGATCATGGCTCTGTAAATGGCTATGCGGTTACGATTACCGCGGATGAATTCATCCCTGGCCCGGGACCCGGCGGAGGCACGGTTCCTGAACCGGAAATTCTGGCTTTGCTAGGTATTGGCCTTGCCGGAATCGGCTTCCAGCAGTACAAAAAGAAAAAGAGATAGCACGTCCTGTCGCGGCTGGCGCGCCTGCACGACGTCAACGCCGACACCATCAACAAAAAGGCCCGGGAGACCGGGCCTTTTTAGTGACGTCGCGGCATCATCGCCGGCGCGGTGGCTGTCACCAATCAGATGATGAGCTTGACCAGCGCGGCGACCAGTCCAGCCTGTGCAAGCATGAGTCCGGGCATCCATTTGATGATGTCGGCCTTGGCTTCGGATATCTGGATGCGCACTTGGCTGATGTCGTCCTTGGTGGCAAGGCTCTTGAGTTCGATCAGATCTCCCAGCGCCTCGCGCAATGCTTCGGCTTCGGCCTTGGCGTGTGATTCGGGCAGGCCGGCGGCCGTCAGGCGCTCGACGTATTTCAGGGTATCGAAGGTAATGGCGGACATTCTGTTCTTCCTCGCTGTGGTGACACGGCCTGCGCCTGGTGCAAGGATCTGTCACCAAGCCCGAGTCTAGCGCATTGGTGACAGATTCCGCGCCTCGAGCGGTCGAACGGCCTTCGATGTCGCCATTCGAGGCGGTAGGCGAGCGCTTCCAGGCTGCGTGTCGGCGTGCGACAAGCGGGACCACAAAACCGCGATAATTTGCATTATGTCAACTTTGCGTCGCGACCGGCGCCGGGCGAGTTCCCTGCCGTTCATTTAACTAAAGTTGTTACCAGTATTTTTGTAATTTTGTAACCACCGTCGTGGAGAGCTACAAGGGGCTGACGCGAATGGCTAGTCACTATTTGCCCGTTTCGCATCTGTCTCTTCCTTACTCCTAAGAGAGCTCTCTTCTGATGCACGGCTCTTGACGCGTCTCCTCCTAAGATTTGCAATTTCTTGCCGCAGTTGTCCGATTTCCTCAGCCTGGACGTTAAGCCTGACCGTTGCCTCTTGCCGGAGTTGATCAGCCATCTCGTGCCGCACTCTCACCGCAGCAAGGTCACGCTCCGATATGGAGAGTTGGGCCTCAGCTTTCTCGAGGCTGCTTCGCAGGGTCTCCATTGAGGCTGTTGCCTCTGTCAGCCTCTCACATGCCTTGACGCTCTCTCCCTTGAGTCGAGCGCAGTCCTCACGCAGCGCTATGAACTCCTCTCGCGCCGTGGCAGCGTCCTTGCGTGCGCGCTCTACCTCTTCGTTCTGTTGCCTCCGTTCCTTGCTGGCAGCTTGACGTTCGTTGTCCAGTTGCTGCAACAGCCGATGGGTCTCCAGGCGGTGATGTTCATTAGTTTGCTCGATGGCAAGTCTCGCCGCGTCCAGCGAGGAGAACTGGCGCACGAGCTCGGCATCCTTTTCGTCGATCGTGCGCTGGTGCTCAAGGACCCTATGCGACTCTTCCGCCAGCTTCCTCTGACACTCCGCAAGGTTGGCCTCCAGGTCTCCGATCCTCATTTTCAAGGCCGCGACCTCACTCTCCATGCGTAGGCGGAGCTGATCGGATTCGAGGGCACGCTCGTTCGCCTCCTGAACGGTTGCCTCCATTTCTCTGGATCGCTTGTCCAGATGGGCCTCTCGCTCCCTGAGGCCCTCCTCAGCAAGTCTCTTAGCAACCTGCACCATATCGCCAAGTGCGCGATCGATGATCGTTACGAAGGCCTCGGGGATCCCGTCCACCGCCCGCACGGGCACCTGCAGCGTGTTTGCCATGGCACTCCAGAACTCTTGAATGTGGTTCTGGACGACGGCGTTGCTGCCTTTCTGGCTAACATACCGGTCAGTGGAAAGCAGCTCCTGGACGGCTGGACGGGTTGGTCGTTCCCCTTTGGCGAGGATCTCGTAGCAGGCCTGACGGACATGCTCGTATGTAACAACGGAGCTACGGCTCATTTTTTGGCTCGGATCTTTGACCAATGTCAGGATGGTAGCTGCCTTGGCGGTGGAATCAACTAAAACAGACGGACCAGTCCGGAAACCGGTCAGTTCTGCCCGTATTATCATTAACTTTAGACATTATTCCTATAATGTGTAGTAACGTGCGGAATCCGCCGTTCTGGATGTGACCCTCGTGAATTTGATGCCCCGAAACGCGTTCGGCCCGTTGGAACTGGTCAACTTGCCAAGCGAACTCAACGGAAGTGTCGGTAATAACCGCGCCGTTGGCGGTCGGCCGCAGATTTCAGCGCAGAACGACGTCGATGCCGTCAGAGCGTGGCTCGCCCGCTTTGTCGACACCCGAACGACGTTCGACAGCTACCGCAAGGAGGCTGAGCGCCTCCTCCTCTGGACGGTCACGGAGTTGGGTAAGCCCCTTTCCAGCCTCAGTCACGAGGATCTGTTGTTGTACAGGCGGTTTCTCTCAGACCCACAGCCCGTTGCACGCTGGGTCATGGCCAAAGGCCGCAAATGGCCGCGAAATGATCCTGGCTGGAGACCGTTCTCTGGGCCGCTGTCTGCCAGCAGTCAGCGACAAGCGATTGTCATCCTGAACACGATGTTCGCCTGGCTTGTGAATGCTGGGTACCTTGCTGGCAATCCGCTATCCCTCTCTCGACAGCGCCAGCGGCGGTCGAAGCCCCGAATCACCCGATTCCTCGATGAGCCTACCTGGGTGGAAGTCAAGGCATCGATCGAATCGATGCCAAACGAGACGGATCGCGAGCGCGAGCATTACTTCCGCGTGCGCTGGCTCTTCAGTTTGCTGTACCTGTGCGGCCTTCGGATCACGGAGGTCACTACCAATACCATGGGGTGCTTCTTTTCCCGGCGTGACCGAAACGGGGACGACCTTTGGTGGCTTGAAGTAACGGGCAAAGGTGAGAAGACGAGGATCGTCCCTGCCACGAACGAACTGATGATGGAGTTGGTGCGCTACCGCCGGGAGTACGCGTTGGCGCCCTATCAGGATGTTGATTTAATTGACCTTCCTGCATCCGTGCGGACTCTACGGCTGATATAATTACGTTCGCATTACGACACCAATTATTCCCATGCGCGGCACCGACCACAAACAGCACGCCCTGTTCAGCTACGTCAATATCGAAGACCGAATTGCCCTGGATCATCCGTTGCGTCGGATCAAGACGCTGGCGGATTTGGTTTTGCGCACGATGTCGCCGACTTTCGATTCGCTTTATGCCGAAGGCGGTCGTCCCTCGATTGCCCCGGAGCGGTTGCTGCGCGCATCGCTCTTGCAATGCCTGTTCTCGATTCGCTCGGAGCGCGCTCTGGTCGAGCATATCGACTTCAACATGATGTATCGCTGGTTCGTGGGCCTGACGCTGGACGAGGCGGTGTGGGATCACTCGACGTTCTCGGCCAATCGCGAGCGGCTGCTCAAGGAGAGCGTGATGCGCGAATTCTTCGGTGGCGTGGTGGCGATTGCCGAGTGGGCCGATTTGATCTCGGACGAGCACTTCAGCGTCGACGGTTCGCTGCTGCGGGCGTGGGCCTCGCACAAGAGCCTGGCCGCACGCGATGGCTCGGACGTGCCGCCCGGACCGGATCAGGGACGCAACCCCGAGGTCGATTTCCGGGGCAAGAAGCGCTCGAACGCGACGCACGTCTCGCGCACCGACCCGGAGGCCTTGCTCGCCAGCAAGGGCGGCGCAGGCGCCTACCTGAGCTTCACGACCCATGCGCTGGCAGAGAACCGGAACGGGCTGATCGTCGATGTACAGACCACGCAGGCCACGGGCACCGCCGAGCGCGACGCCGCGCTGGTGATGGTCAAGCGCACCGTGAAGCCGGCCGACTCGATGCGCAAGCCGACGTTGGCGGCCGACCGGGGTTACGACACGGCCGAGTTCATCGCTGCCCTCACGCCGCTGGGCGTGCTGCCACACGTTGCCGCCAAGACCAAGGGCAGCGCCGTGCCGGTGGCGGTCAAGGCCACTGAAGGCTATGCGGTCAGCCTGCGTCGTCGAAAGATGATCGAAGAGGCGTTTGGCTGGGCCAAGGACATCGGCACGCTGCGCCGTCTGATGGCACGCGGCCTGGAAACGATTCGCGCGCATGCGCTGCTCAATTTCGCCGCCTACAACCTGACCCGGCTGGGTAATTTGCTGGCGCCGTAATCCGATGGCGCCATCGCGCCATTTGCATTGCGGCATTTGATTGTTGAATACGTTGGCTTTGCAGCGACGGGAGCGCTGCCGAATTGCAGTTGCACAATCGGCTGAAAAAGCGGCTGGAATCGTCATCAGGGCGGCTCGGGTCGGATCTTTTCCGCGTCGATTTTTTCCCAGGCAACTGGAAACCGAAGGTGACGGTGAGATTTTCAACACCCTGCTATCCAGTTCCAGGCGAGCCGACCCCCCTCCTCCTCCCAATCGGCGGACAGCGTCGGACTCTGACGCGCGGGGCCGTGCATCTAGTCGTGAAAGAAGTCTTTGAGCGTGCAGCGAAGCGAGTTGAGGAGCGTGGCGATGAGTTTGTGTCGCGGGCAAATGCACTGCGTGCGGCTTCGGCGCACTGGCTACGTCACACGGCCGGTTCGAACATGGCAGGCGCCGAGGTCGACTTGCGGTTCGTCCGCGATAACTTAGGCCACGAGTCAATCACAACCACGAGCCTATACCTCCATGGCGACGATGATGAACGCCACAAGGCTACAGAGCGCGGTCACCGCATCGCCTGGTCCTGATGCTGGCGTGCGGGCCCTCGATTGACCTCTAACTCAGGCCCGATGCAACACGGCCGCCGTTGCGATCCTCGTACTCAAGAAGCTTAGAGGGCGGGAGCTCCAGCGCGTTTGCCAAGCGAATGATGTTCAGAAGCGCGATGTTCCGCTGCCCACGCTCAACGCCGCCTAAGTAACTCCGCGCGAGACCACTCTCAAGCGCGAGGTATTCCTGGGACCATCCGCGGCTTCGGCGAAGCTCGGCAAGGTGCTTACCGAAGAGGACCCTGGGGTCGGAGGAAGAAGTCACAGCAGTCGGAAATGGATTTTCGACTGATGCTAGGAGTGTGGCCTCTATGAGGCGACGCTCTATGAGTGACAATGGGCGCGCCGACACGTACCATTCCCACTCGATTCTGACGACTTAGACGACGAGACTTCGTGCAGACAAGGGATAAAGCAAGCGTCATTCGGACGTTGCGTGGGCATCTGCATCGGCGGGAGCATGCCGCCTTTGTCACTTTATTTCTCGACGGTGAGGTTCGGGTTTTCCGGAGGAACGACGACTACTTGAAGGCCCTCGCCGGCGAGGCCTTATGTCTCCTCCTGGAAGCACCGCAAGCAGCAGAGGACCTACTGACTGAGTATGAGCAGCTCCTTCTCGCTGGTGAGATATCAGCTCCTTACTCAACCGTCCTCGGCCTCGCCGAGCGCTTGGATTCAAGCGCGTTGCACGCTATCGCGAGGACACTTCGCGACGAGCATCGACGTTGGTCCGAACGACGCCAAAATACCAATCGAAAGCAGTTGGAAGCAGCCAAGGCTCTTTCCGAGCCCGTCATTGAGGTGCGGCGCGTTGTCAGCAGCACACTTATGCGCTTCGGCGATCCAAACGCGTCCGACGCAATGGGAATCCGGCGTTCGGTTTTCAGGAGTAGCCAGGAGAGAGCGTTTCTCAAGGCCTTGTCGCTGAGATTTCCTGCGCTACTTGCGCTGCCGAATTATCCACTTGACCAGATGATCGAGTTCACTCACGCACCGGCACGCCCGCCTCAGCATGCTTCAGGAACCCAATGATCTGCTCTTCCGAAAACCGCTTCTTCACGTCCGTTCTCCTTGCTGAAAACGGACTCTACTAACTTCACCCTGGTACTGAAAATGGGGAGCAGGTCAGTTCTACCTTCGTAAAGTACGCGAGTTACGAAAGCCAACCAACGGCGACCGTAAGACTCAGCGCCCTTAGCGAGAAGGGCATGAAAAACATTTGTCATGGCGTCAAGAACGTCCCGTAACTCACGCTTCTTAAAAACCGTTTCGAAGCGCGTATGCCCGGGGGTACCCGGCACTCGCGCTCCCGGTCTCCACAAGAGGTTGCTCCCGAGTTCGACAGTTACGCTCGTAAGTAATTGTTTTTGCTAGAGTGCACTTTAAAAAATGCCACTACAACAGCGCCAACTGCTCCGGCGCCGCTGGTTTTTCTACCCCCAATGCATGAAGCACCTCGTTCTGTTCCGTGCTGAGCGTCGACACTCCCGCCACCGGCTCGCCGCCGTTCAGACGCACCCGGTGATGCTGGATGCGCTGCAGTTGCTCGAGCGCCCGCTCGGGCGTGTAACCCGCGTCGGCCGCCTTGAGTCGGCTGCGCATCACCCGGTGCAGGATCCGCGCCATGAAGCAGATCGACGCATGCGCGCGAATCCGCTCGGGCAGGCGGTGATACACCGGGCCGATCTCGATCTCGGACTTGAGCACCTTGAAGCCGCGCTCGATGTCGGCGAGAGACTTGTAGCGCTGAATCACGCTCTGCGCGGCGAGGCCCTCGGCGTTTGTGACCAGCAGCAGCTTGCCGTCCATCATTTCGGCAAGACGCTTCGCCTTGTCGTCGATGTGGTAGCTGAAGAGCTCCTCACCCAGATCCACCTTGAGAATGCGCGACAGGTGCGCTTCGCTGACCGCATGGTAGAAGCGCGCCTTGGCGCCGCTATCCGAGAGTTTGCGCCCCCGGTGTCAGTAGGAACTCAATAATCCCCAGTTGTGGGAATTGAATTTTCCCCACCCATTTTTGAAGAGGAGTTCAGAAATGGAAGGGAAGGAAGTGTTCGACGATGTCGCCCCGAGGGGCGACATCGTCAGCTGCACCTCGGCTACTGTGCCCGTGTCGGGTCAGTCCGAGGAGGCACGTATGCTCACCAGGGAACGCTGGGAAGAGATCCATCGGCTGCGTGCAGGCGGGCAGAGCGTGTCGGCCATTGCGCGCGGGCTGGATCTCGATCGCAAGACGGTTCGACACTGCCTGCGTCAGCCGGCGTGGTCGCCGTACCGACGTCAGGCGTCGGCGTCGTGCCTGCTCGATGCACATCGCCCGTGGCTGCTCGAGCGGGCGCCGCAGGTCGGCTACTCGGCGCGAATCCTGTATCAGGAGTTGCGGGCGCGGCACGGCTACGGGGGCGGGTACGACACGGTCAAGAACGCAGTGCGACCGCTGCGCAAGGAGGCGGCACTCGCGGCGCTGACGCAGCGGCGCTTCGAGACCGGGCCCGGCGAACAGGGCCAGGTCGATTGGGGCCAGGTGAAGGTGCGCTTCGGGGACGCGATCACGACCGTTCACGTGTTCGTGATGACCCTGGGGTACTCACGGCGGTGCTGGGTCGAGGGCTTCGAGAACGAACGACTGGCCAGCCTGCTGGCGGCGCACGAACATGCCTTCGCCCACTTCGGCGGGCGCACGGCGCAACTGCTCTATGATCGCATGCGCACCGTGGTGCTCGGCAGCGAGGCGGGCCGCATCCGCTGGAACCCGACCTTCGAGGCCTTTGCGCGTCATTGGGGCTTCGAGCCCCGGCTGTGCAAACCCTATCGGGCGCAGACCAAGGGCAAGGTCGAGTCTGGCGTGAAGTACGTCAAGCGCAACTTCGTGCCGGGGCGCAGTTTCCATGACCTGGACGACTTCAACGCACAACTGCTGCAGTGGGTTCAGGAGGTGGCCGACGTGCGCGTGCATGGCACCACCCACCAGCGCCCGATCGAGCGCTTTGCCGAGGAGGCGGCGGCCCTGGTGCCGACCGCCAGCCAGGCGAGCTTCCTGCAGGCGATGGTGCGTGACCGGGTGGTGGCCGATGACTGGCTGGTGTCGATCGATGCCAATCGCTATTCGGTGCCGTGCCGGCTGATCGGCAAGACCGTGCAGGTCGTGCGCGCCGGCGGCCTGTGGCAGATCCGTTATCGCGGCGAGCTGGTGGCCGAGCACGGGGTGCTGGCCGGCCGGCATCAGCTGAGTGTCCAGCCTGAGCACGGCCCCGGCGCGACGGCCCGCAACGCCCGCCAGCGCTACGGCACGGCGAGCGCCCCGGCGCCACAGACCGGACTGCAGGATGAATCGGTCGAGGTGCGCGATCTGTCGATCTACGAGCAGATGCTGGAGGCCGCATGAATCCCGCCCAGCTCGAACGCCTGGCCGATCATCTGACCAAGCTGCGCCTGTTCAAGAGCCGCGAGCGGCTCGAAGCCCTGCTGCAGCAGGCGGCGGCCGAGGACATGGCTTATGCCGATTTCCTCGAGCAGGTGCTCGCCGAGGAGGTTGCCGCCAAGGCCAGCAAGAACGTGACCATGCGCACGGCGATGGCGCGCTTTCCCTTCGTCAAACCGCTGGAAACCTTCGACTTCGCCTACCAGCCCTCGATCGACAGAAAGCAGGTGCAGACGCTGGCCACGTGCCACTTCATCGAGCACGGCGACAACGTGCTCGTGCTCGGACCGCCGGGCGTGGGCAAGACGCATCTGGCCGTCGCACTCGGCCTCAAGGCGATCGAGGCCGGCTACCGCGTGCTCTTCACCACCGCTGCCAACCTGATCGCGGCGCTGACCAAGGCCCATGCCGAGGGGCGGCTCGACGAGAAGCTCAAGATCTACACCACGCCACGTCTGCTGATCATCGACGAGATCGGCTACCTGCCGATCGAGCGTCAGGGCGCAAACCTGTTCTTCCAGTTGATCAGCCGCCGCTACGAGCGAGGACCGATGATCCTGACCAGCAACCAGAGCTTCGGCGCCTGGGGCGAGGTGTTCGGCGACCGCGTCATCGCCACCGCCATCCTCGACCGGCTACTGCATCACGCCGTCACGCTGAACATTCGTGGCAACTCGTACCGGTTGAAAGAGAAGTTGAAAGCCGGCCTCGTCCGTCCACAAGAGGCCGAGGCCTGAACCGGGTGGGGAATTTTCGATTCCCATGAGTGGGGAAAATTGGGTTCCCCTTGACAGACGGATTCCGTATGACACTGCGGCTGCATGAGTACGTGGAGAAGGAATCCTTCAACCACCCCTACACCTTTGTGGCGGCACAGACCGGCCTGGACGAGAAGACGGTGCGCGACATCTTCAACGCCCGCGCCGAGTTCCTGGGGCGCTGGCACCGCTTCGAGACGCCCCGCATCCTGGGCATTGACGAGCTATACCTGAACAAGCGCTACCGCTGCATTCTGACCAACATTGAGGAGCGAACCCTGCTCGACCTGCTGGCCACCCGCCGCCAGGACGTGGTGACCAACTACCTGATGAAGCTGAAAGACCGGCAGAAGGTCGAGATCGTCAGCATGGACATGTGGAACCCCTACCGGGCAGCGGTCAAGGCTGTGCTGCCCCAGGCCCGTATCGTGGTCGATAAGTTCCATGTGGTGCGCATGGCCAACGATGCCCTAGAGAGAGTGCGCAAGGGCCTCAGAAAGGAGCTGAAACCGTCCCAGAGCCGGACTCTCAAGGGAGACCGGAAAATCCTGCTGAAACGCGCTCACGAAGTCTCAGACCGGGAGCGCCTCATCATGGAGACCTGGACAGGCGCGTTCCCGCAACTGCTGGCCGCCTACGAGCACAAGGAGCGCTTCTACGGCATCTGGGACGCCACCACACGGCTCCAGGCAGAAGCCGCCCTGGACGAGTGGATAGCCACCATCCCGAAGGGCCAAAAGGAAGTCTGGAGCGATCTGGTCAGGGCAGTGGGAAACTGGCGCGAAGAGACCATGACCTACTTCGAGACGGACATGCCCGTCACCAACGCTTACACGGAGTCCATCA
This DNA window, taken from Thauera sp. K11, encodes the following:
- a CDS encoding type II toxin-antitoxin system RelE/ParE family toxin, with translation MTRIIWRPAAREDRAAIMDYIAEDNPVAALDLDELIEEKTNALADHPRLYKPGRMKGTREMVVHPNYVVVYQENSKAKTVTIVRVLHAAQQWPPAKS
- a CDS encoding archaeosortase/exosortase family protein — protein: MTLPRSSSGVPYWPGESGPDAEPPSGSRRGLLVRVVLFVLLFAVMLGAYDAGRGGWVERLVIDRATVGTAAWLIDAADPALGVEAAGSRLRAPGGGINVLNGCEGADVMFLMASAMLVAPLSWRRRLAGLAVGAAMVFALNQVRIIALFYSFRSDPGLFEMLHGLIAPLLLVAAVAAFFFVWLERAPAAAPAAQCR
- a CDS encoding PEP-CTERM sorting domain-containing protein, producing the protein MTMPKFLPLLAALATSTAANAVVLVQTNDPGFYNNSIGTALNGTNGGEAGPFPVSNDANLTFSNAPDLSAASAALGNWLTDPLDLNANWSYRTSIPNSWTPGSEVAVIYQFDTLGATNVVASFGVDNGIFVWLNGVYLFGARGPGSYVPGEYVINIGDLSAGTHFLQLLLEDHGSVNGYAVTITADEFIPGPGPGGGTVPEPEILALLGIGLAGIGFQQYKKKKR
- a CDS encoding DUF1640 domain-containing protein, which gives rise to MSAITFDTLKYVERLTAAGLPESHAKAEAEALREALGDLIELKSLATKDDISQVRIQISEAKADIIKWMPGLMLAQAGLVAALVKLII
- a CDS encoding DNA-binding protein is translated as MSRSSVVTYEHVRQACYEILAKGERPTRPAVQELLSTDRYVSQKGSNAVVQNHIQEFWSAMANTLQVPVRAVDGIPEAFVTIIDRALGDMVQVAKRLAEEGLREREAHLDKRSREMEATVQEANERALESDQLRLRMESEVAALKMRIGDLEANLAECQRKLAEESHRVLEHQRTIDEKDAELVRQFSSLDAARLAIEQTNEHHRLETHRLLQQLDNERQAASKERRQQNEEVERARKDAATAREEFIALREDCARLKGESVKACERLTEATASMETLRSSLEKAEAQLSISERDLAAVRVRHEMADQLRQEATVRLNVQAEEIGQLRQEIANLRRRRVKSRASEESSLRSKEETDAKRANSD
- a CDS encoding tyrosine-type recombinase/integrase → MNLMPRNAFGPLELVNLPSELNGSVGNNRAVGGRPQISAQNDVDAVRAWLARFVDTRTTFDSYRKEAERLLLWTVTELGKPLSSLSHEDLLLYRRFLSDPQPVARWVMAKGRKWPRNDPGWRPFSGPLSASSQRQAIVILNTMFAWLVNAGYLAGNPLSLSRQRQRRSKPRITRFLDEPTWVEVKASIESMPNETDREREHYFRVRWLFSLLYLCGLRITEVTTNTMGCFFSRRDRNGDDLWWLEVTGKGEKTRIVPATNELMMELVRYRREYALAPYQDVDLIDLPASVRTLRLI
- a CDS encoding IS5 family transposase, translated to MRGTDHKQHALFSYVNIEDRIALDHPLRRIKTLADLVLRTMSPTFDSLYAEGGRPSIAPERLLRASLLQCLFSIRSERALVEHIDFNMMYRWFVGLTLDEAVWDHSTFSANRERLLKESVMREFFGGVVAIAEWADLISDEHFSVDGSLLRAWASHKSLAARDGSDVPPGPDQGRNPEVDFRGKKRSNATHVSRTDPEALLASKGGAGAYLSFTTHALAENRNGLIVDVQTTQATGTAERDAALVMVKRTVKPADSMRKPTLAADRGYDTAEFIAALTPLGVLPHVAAKTKGSAVPVAVKATEGYAVSLRRRKMIEEAFGWAKDIGTLRRLMARGLETIRAHALLNFAAYNLTRLGNLLAP
- a CDS encoding tyrosine-type recombinase/integrase, with amino-acid sequence MKEVFERAAKRVEERGDEFVSRANALRAASAHWLRHTAGSNMAGAEVDLRFVRDNLGHESITTTSLYLHGDDDERHKATERGHRIAWS
- a CDS encoding helix-turn-helix domain-containing protein, whose protein sequence is MSARPLSLIERRLIEATLLASVENPFPTAVTSSSDPRVLFGKHLAELRRSRGWSQEYLALESGLARSYLGGVERGQRNIALLNIIRLANALELPPSKLLEYEDRNGGRVASGLS
- the istA gene encoding IS21 family transposase, with the protein product MEGKEVFDDVAPRGDIVSCTSATVPVSGQSEEARMLTRERWEEIHRLRAGGQSVSAIARGLDLDRKTVRHCLRQPAWSPYRRQASASCLLDAHRPWLLERAPQVGYSARILYQELRARHGYGGGYDTVKNAVRPLRKEAALAALTQRRFETGPGEQGQVDWGQVKVRFGDAITTVHVFVMTLGYSRRCWVEGFENERLASLLAAHEHAFAHFGGRTAQLLYDRMRTVVLGSEAGRIRWNPTFEAFARHWGFEPRLCKPYRAQTKGKVESGVKYVKRNFVPGRSFHDLDDFNAQLLQWVQEVADVRVHGTTHQRPIERFAEEAAALVPTASQASFLQAMVRDRVVADDWLVSIDANRYSVPCRLIGKTVQVVRAGGLWQIRYRGELVAEHGVLAGRHQLSVQPEHGPGATARNARQRYGTASAPAPQTGLQDESVEVRDLSIYEQMLEAA
- the istB gene encoding IS21-like element helper ATPase IstB; its protein translation is MNPAQLERLADHLTKLRLFKSRERLEALLQQAAAEDMAYADFLEQVLAEEVAAKASKNVTMRTAMARFPFVKPLETFDFAYQPSIDRKQVQTLATCHFIEHGDNVLVLGPPGVGKTHLAVALGLKAIEAGYRVLFTTAANLIAALTKAHAEGRLDEKLKIYTTPRLLIIDEIGYLPIERQGANLFFQLISRRYERGPMILTSNQSFGAWGEVFGDRVIATAILDRLLHHAVTLNIRGNSYRLKEKLKAGLVRPQEAEA